One segment of Salvelinus alpinus chromosome 1, SLU_Salpinus.1, whole genome shotgun sequence DNA contains the following:
- the LOC139536371 gene encoding heat shock protein beta-1-like, whose amino-acid sequence MADHNKVLPRPLFRRDVNWDPFREWTQPSHMIMEKDFGLPPFLDPGDVSWIDWARNTLASSSWPGYTRYPLFSLSTVLTAAVAPQTSARLQRQLSGGVSEIRMGQGSWRITLDVNHFSPEEISIKTKGGFLEIAGQHDEREDEHGSVSRCFIRKYKLLPGVDLQHISSSLSGEGVLLVEAPLPGLATTILPSDMVIPIQIKHEQEGKE is encoded by the exons ATGGCTGACCACAACAAGGTATTACCACGTCCTCTTTTCCGCCGAGATGTAAATTGGGATCCTTTCCGTGAGTGGACACAGCCTAGCCACATGATCATGGAGAAGGACTTTGGCCTCCCTCCTTTCCTGGATCCAGGCGATGTGAGCTGGATAGATTGGGCTAGGAATACATTGGCATCATCCTCCTGGCCAGGGTACACACGCTATCCCCTCTTCAGCCTCAGCACTGTTCTCACTGCTGCAGTGGCACCCCAGACTTCAGCCAGGCTTCAGAGGCAACTGTCTGGAGGAGTGTCAGAGATCAGGATGGGACAGGGCAGTTGGAGGATCACCCTGGATGTTAATCACTTCTCACCAGAGGAGATATCAATCAAAACCAAGGGGGGCTTCCTGGAGATTGCAG GTCAACATGATGAAAGGGAAGACGAACATGGATCAGTCTCAAGGTGCTTTATAAGGAAATACAA GCTGCTCCCTGGTGTGGACTTGCAGCACATCAGCTCATCTCTGTCTGGTGAAGGGGTTCTCTTAGTAGAAGCACCTCTACCAGGCTTAGCTACCACCATCCTCCCCAGTGACATGGTCATCCCCATTCAGATCAAGCACGAGCAGGAGGGGAAAGAGTGA